The following proteins are encoded in a genomic region of Galbibacter sp. BG1:
- a CDS encoding secondary thiamine-phosphate synthase enzyme YjbQ: MKFYQTEIRLKSQRRGFHLITEEVLQALPEIKHINIGQLQVFIKHTSASLTINENADPSVRTDFESHINKMVPENAPYYIHTYEGPDDMPAHIKASLMGASVQIPISNGRLNLGVWQGIYLCEHRDRGGSRSVVITAFGN; the protein is encoded by the coding sequence ATGAAATTCTACCAAACAGAAATACGGCTAAAATCACAACGAAGAGGTTTCCATCTAATTACCGAAGAGGTGCTACAAGCCCTCCCAGAAATAAAGCACATTAATATTGGGCAGCTTCAGGTTTTTATAAAACACACTTCGGCAAGTTTAACCATTAATGAAAATGCAGATCCATCCGTTAGGACAGATTTTGAAAGCCATATTAACAAAATGGTACCCGAAAATGCACCTTATTATATCCACACCTATGAAGGCCCAGATGATATGCCTGCGCACATTAAAGCATCGCTTATGGGAGCATCGGTGCAAATACCCATCTCCAATGGGCGTTTAAATTTGGGAGTTTGGCAGGGAATTTATCTCTGTGAACATCGGGACCGCGGAGGGTCCAGATCGGTAGTAATCACTGCCTTCGGAAATTAA
- the htpG gene encoding molecular chaperone HtpG: protein MTTGNINVSVENIFPLIKKFLYSDHEIFLRELISNATDATLKLKHLTNIGEAPGVDFGNPVIEVKVDKEVKKLHIIDQGIGMTADEVQKYINEVAFSGAEEFLEKYKDSAKDSGIIGHFGLGFYSAFMVAHKVEIITKSYKDAPAAHWTCDGSPKYSLEEADKKEHGTEIILHINEDSEEFLEEGRINELLTKYNKFMPIPIKFGTREETKQVGEGDDAKEEKYTVDNIVNNPDPAWTKQPADLKEEDYKNFYRELYPMQFEEPLFHIHLNVDYPFNLTGILYFPKLSNDLTMQKDKIQLYQNQVFVTDNVEGIVPEFLTMLKGVIDSPDIPLNVSRSYLQADGNVKKISSYITRKVADKLKSLFNENREDFEKKWNDIKIVIEYGMLSEDKFFDKADKFALYPTVDGTYYTFEELQEKIKENQTDKDNKLVVLYASDKDAQHTYINEAKERGYEVLLLDSPIVSHLIQKLETSKENISFVRVDADSIDNLIKKDEEKISKLSDEEKDKLKGVLEEVVPKDKFTVQLESLDSKASPFTITQPEFMRRMKEMSATGGGGMFGMGNMPEMYNLIVNTNHELVNNILTTKTKAKQERLVKQSLDLARLSQGLLKGEELTNFVKRSYDMIK from the coding sequence ATGACAACCGGAAATATTAATGTATCTGTTGAGAATATCTTTCCGCTGATAAAAAAGTTTCTTTATAGCGATCATGAGATTTTTCTTAGAGAGCTTATCTCCAATGCCACCGACGCCACTTTAAAGCTAAAACACTTAACCAATATTGGTGAAGCACCTGGGGTGGATTTCGGGAATCCTGTTATCGAAGTAAAAGTAGATAAAGAAGTAAAGAAACTTCACATTATCGATCAAGGTATTGGGATGACTGCCGATGAAGTGCAGAAATACATAAACGAAGTTGCCTTTTCTGGGGCAGAAGAGTTCTTGGAAAAATACAAGGATTCTGCTAAGGATAGCGGTATTATAGGTCATTTCGGACTTGGTTTTTACTCTGCTTTTATGGTTGCCCACAAAGTAGAGATTATTACGAAGTCCTACAAAGATGCACCAGCAGCTCATTGGACGTGTGATGGTTCTCCAAAATATTCTTTGGAAGAAGCTGATAAAAAAGAACACGGTACCGAGATCATTCTTCACATTAATGAAGATTCTGAAGAGTTTTTGGAAGAAGGAAGAATTAATGAATTATTGACCAAGTACAATAAATTCATGCCAATCCCAATTAAATTTGGTACTCGCGAAGAAACCAAACAAGTGGGCGAAGGTGACGACGCCAAAGAAGAAAAGTACACTGTAGATAACATTGTAAACAATCCAGATCCCGCTTGGACAAAGCAACCTGCAGACCTTAAAGAAGAAGATTACAAAAACTTCTACCGCGAGTTGTACCCAATGCAGTTTGAAGAACCACTTTTCCATATTCATTTAAATGTAGATTATCCGTTTAACCTTACGGGAATTTTGTATTTCCCTAAGCTTTCGAATGATCTTACCATGCAAAAAGATAAAATTCAGCTTTATCAAAATCAGGTTTTTGTAACGGATAATGTAGAAGGGATTGTTCCAGAATTCTTGACTATGCTGAAGGGAGTTATAGATTCTCCAGACATTCCATTAAACGTATCCCGTTCTTACCTTCAGGCCGATGGAAATGTAAAGAAAATTTCTAGCTATATTACCCGAAAAGTGGCCGACAAACTAAAATCACTCTTCAATGAAAACAGAGAAGATTTTGAGAAAAAATGGAACGATATAAAAATCGTTATTGAATATGGAATGCTTTCTGAAGACAAATTCTTCGATAAAGCAGACAAATTTGCATTGTATCCAACCGTAGATGGAACTTATTATACTTTTGAAGAACTTCAGGAGAAAATAAAAGAAAACCAAACGGATAAAGACAACAAACTCGTTGTTCTTTATGCCAGCGATAAAGATGCACAGCATACATACATCAACGAAGCTAAAGAACGTGGTTATGAAGTGCTATTGCTAGATTCCCCAATTGTTTCCCACCTTATTCAAAAGCTGGAAACCTCAAAGGAAAACATTTCTTTTGTTCGCGTAGATGCCGACTCTATCGATAACCTCATCAAAAAAGATGAAGAGAAAATCTCTAAGCTTTCCGATGAAGAAAAAGATAAACTTAAGGGTGTTCTAGAAGAAGTAGTTCCTAAAGATAAGTTTACGGTTCAGCTTGAATCTTTAGACAGTAAGGCCTCTCCTTTTACCATTACCCAACCAGAATTTATGCGTCGTATGAAAGAAATGAGCGCTACTGGCGGTGGAGGTATGTTTGGTATGGGCAACATGCCCGAGATGTACAATTTGATAGTAAACACCAATCATGAATTGGTAAATAACATTTTAACTACCAAAACAAAAGCAAAACAAGAGCGTTTGGTAAAGCAGTCTTTAGATTTAGCACGCTTATCCCAAGGTTTATTGAAAGGGGAAGAACTTACCAATTTTGTAAAACGTAGTTACGATATGATAAAGTAA
- a CDS encoding HAD family hydrolase has product MDLSKVKLVVTDMDGTLLNSKGEVSANFFELFKKLQQNNIHFAAASGRQYDSIIDKLKLIADDITVIAENGGIAKQGKEELLVTNLPEERTTELIELLRGIDDVFVVLCGKTSSYIETKDEGFIDFFHEFYAAYEIVDDLMKVNTDELVKIAVYHFESSEDYIYPSVKHLEDSLQVKVSGKNWLDLSHPNANKGFALKMLQDKLGVTKEETMVFGDYNNDLEMLELADFSYAMKNAHPNVLKTAKYQTKSNDENGVEYILDQLITAKEA; this is encoded by the coding sequence ATGGATTTATCAAAAGTGAAATTAGTTGTTACCGATATGGATGGGACCTTGCTTAACAGCAAAGGTGAGGTAAGCGCTAATTTTTTTGAGTTATTTAAAAAATTACAGCAAAACAATATTCATTTTGCGGCGGCTAGTGGAAGGCAGTACGATAGTATTATCGATAAGCTAAAATTGATAGCCGATGATATCACGGTGATAGCAGAGAATGGAGGTATTGCCAAGCAAGGGAAGGAAGAATTGTTGGTGACAAATCTACCGGAAGAAAGAACAACGGAACTTATTGAGCTTTTGAGAGGGATCGATGATGTTTTTGTAGTTCTATGCGGAAAAACTTCTTCTTACATTGAAACCAAAGATGAAGGTTTTATAGATTTCTTCCATGAATTTTATGCGGCTTATGAAATCGTAGATGACTTAATGAAGGTAAATACAGACGAACTTGTAAAAATAGCAGTATACCATTTTGAAAGTTCAGAAGATTATATCTATCCATCTGTAAAGCACTTGGAAGATTCGTTGCAAGTAAAAGTGTCTGGTAAAAACTGGTTGGATTTATCCCACCCGAATGCCAATAAGGGATTCGCCCTAAAAATGCTTCAAGACAAGTTAGGGGTTACCAAAGAAGAAACCATGGTGTTTGGCGATTATAACAACGATTTGGAAATGTTGGAATTGGCAGATTTTAGTTATGCCATGAAAAACGCCCATCCCAATGTGCTTAAAACAGCAAAATACCAAACGAAGAGCAACGACGAAAATGGAGTTGAATATATTTTAGATCAACTCATTACCGCAAAAGAAGCTTAA